The proteins below come from a single Zea mays cultivar B73 chromosome 8, Zm-B73-REFERENCE-NAM-5.0, whole genome shotgun sequence genomic window:
- the LOC100282455 gene encoding uncharacterized LOC100282455: MNTSPSRYRAMMGGWGGSDGYEGSKRTRMMMESNPYFAVNAGSPLDVSKRARMMEPGAPYFGAMGSSASGAGGGFYQPFNSNLAGAGSSTGIQSFPCVRLRGLPFDCNDIDVCKFFVGLDIVDCLLVNKNGRFTGEAFVVFPTAMQAEFALHRDRQNMGRRYVEVFRCKKHEYYCAIANEVNQGGYFEPEYRRSPPPPRPRKPSEDKGSMEYTEVLKLRGLPYSATTEDIIKFFLEYELAEENVHIAYRSDGKATGEAFVEFPTAEVAKTAMCKDKMTIGTRYVELFPSTPEEASRAKSRGRH; this comes from the exons ATGAACACGTCTCCGTCCAGATACAG GGCAATGATGGGAGGCTGGGGGGGTTCGGATGGGTACGAGGGATCAAAGAGGACGCGAATGATGATGGAATCGAATCCCTACTTCGCAGTGAACGCAGGGAGCCCACTGGATGTCTCAAAGAGGGCCAGGATGATGGAACCAGGTGCTCCCTATTTTGGGGCTATGGGAAGCAGCGCCAGCGGTGCCGGCGGCGGCTTCTACCAGCCCTTTAACAGCAACCTAGCTGGTGCAGGGTCTAGCACCGGTATCCAAAGCTTCCCATGTGTCCGGCTGCGAGGCCTCCCCTTTGATTGCAACGACATTGACGTCTGCAAGTTCTTTGTGGGGCTGGACATAGTGGACTGCCTCCTGGTTAACAAGAACGGGCGCTTCACCGGCGAGGCTTTTGTAGTCTTCCCAACAGCCATGCAGGCAGAGTTTGCGCTGCACCGCGACAGGCAGAACATGGGGCGGAGGTATGTCGAGGTGTTCAGGTGCAAGAAGCACGAGTACTACTGTGCAATAGCCAATGAGGTGAACCAGGGCGGTTATTTCGAGCCGGAGTACCGCCGCTCCCCGCCTCCTCCGAGGCCTAGGAAGCCGTCTGAAGATAAGGGCAGCATGGAGTACACAGAGGTTCTGAAGCTCCGCGGGCTTCCCTACTCTGCCACCACTGAGGACATCATCAAGTTCTTCCTGGAGTACGAGCTGGCAGAGGAGAACGTGCATATCGCCTACCGCTCCGATGGGAAGGCCACGGGTGAAGCCTTCGTTGAGTTTCCGACAGCTGAAGTCGCGAAGACGGCCATGTGCAAGGATAAGATGACCATTGGGACGAGGTACGTGGAGCTGTTCCCGTCGACCCCAGAGGAGGCCAGCAGGGCGAAATCCCGAGGCAGGCATTGA
- the LOC109941412 gene encoding receptor like protein kinase S.2 — MSSSLSLRRLCFVLPMDADEAVPPASHPEGPARRSPARVASLELETAGSYARTTAVRLLSCLRRWRPRPCCRGAGRWHDDSSEKAAAFEDIAGVVDDVAGRKQLAGGGPRIFSYSELYIGTRGFSDAEVLGSGGFGRVYRAVLPSDGTTVAVKCVAASSAGARSDKSFLAELAAVARLRHRNLVRLRGWCVRAGEELMLVYDYMPNRSLDRLLFAPPKAAAPASAPRLSWDRRRRIVAGLAAALFYLHEQLDTQIIHRDVKTSNVMLDSEYNARLGDFGLARWLEHAVGADDALNPLHPEASPPSLRLSSSSASAAVSANYQFRLMDTSRIGGTIGYLPPESFHRRAAGGTAKSDVFSFGIVLLEVATGRRAVDLAYPDDQIFMLDWVRRLSDEGKLLNAADAKLPDGASALFDVARLMHLGLLCSLHDPRARPTMRWVVENLSDGCSAGDLPRLPSFVALPKYISLTSSSASDSGATTVTTDRSTAATSLTNSNPVYDTAAADTIYHTAEDGRTTGSRSASADSGRRSSSRLAPVAIPHVDTPREIPYKEIVAITNDFSESQVVAELDFGTGYEGFLDTGHGRVHVLVKRLGMKTCPALRVRFARELCNVAKLRHRNLVQLRGWCTDHGEMLVVYDYSPGSLLSHHLLRRRDCGAVLPWRQRYSIVRALASAVLYLHEEWDEQVIHRSITSSAVFLDPDMNPRLGSFALAEFLSRNERHGGGHHVVVTASSARGIFGYMSPEYMDTGEATTMADVYSFGVVVLEVVTGTMAVDGRLPEVLLVRKVQLLEQQDRPVEALADRRLDGKFDRRELVRLARLGMACTRSDPAARPSMRKIASILDGNEDVLDKLEQRKESTEDWQRRNATNLALVRRFQALGIH; from the coding sequence ATGTCGTCGTCGTTGTCGCTGCGCCGTCTCTGCTTCGTGCTGCCGATGGACGCCGACGAGGCCGTCCCACCGGCGTCCCACCCGGAGGGGCCGGCGCGGCGCAGCCCGGCTAGGGTGGCGTCCCTGGAACTCGAGACGGCCGGGTCGTACGCCCGCACCACGGCCGTCCGCCTGTTGTCGTGCCTCCGCCGCTGGCGGCCCCGGCCCTGCTGCCGCGGCGCCGGCCGGTGGCACGACGACTCTTCGGAAAAGGCGGCGGCGTTCGAGGACATCGCCGGCGTGGTCGACGACGTCGCCGGCAGGAAGCAGCTCGCGGGCGGCGGGCCCAGGATATTCAGCTACTCGGAGCTCTACATCGGGACGCGCGGGTTCAGCGACGCGGAGGTACTCGGCAGCGGGGGATTCGGCCGGGTGTACCGCGCCGTTCTGCCCAGCGACGGCACCACGGTGGCCGTCAAGTGCGTCGCAGCCAGCAGCGCGGGCGCCCGCAGCGACAAGTCGTTCCTGGCCGAGCTCGCGGCCGTGGCCAGGCTGCGGCATCGCAACCTGGTGCGCCTCCGCGGCTGGTGCGTGCGCGCCGGGGAGGAGCTCATGCTAGTCTACGACTACATGCCCAACCGCAGCCTCGACCGCCTGCTCTTCGCGCCGCCCAAGGCCGCGGCCCCGGCCTCGGCTCCGCGGCTCAGCTGGGACCGCCGCCGCCGCATCGTCGCCGGGCTCGCCGCCGCGCTCTTCTACCTTCACGAGCAGCTGGACACGCAGATCATCCACCGCGACGTCAAGACCAGCAACGTCATGCTCGACTCCGAGTACAACGCACGGCTCGGCGACTTCGGCCTCGCCCGCTGGCTCGAGCACGCGGTGGGCGCCGACGACGCCCTGAACCCGCTGCACCCGGAGGCGTCGCCACCGTCCCTGCGCCTGTCGTCGTCATCTGCCTCGGCCGCGGTCTCGGCCAACTACCAATTCCGGCTCATGGACACCAGCCGCATCGGCGGGACCATCGGGTACCTGCCGCCTGAGAGCTTCCATCGCCGGGCCGCCGGCGGCACCGCCAAGTCCGACGTCTTCAGCTTCGGCATCGTGCTCCTGGAGGTGGCCACGGGGCGGCGCGCCGTCGACCTGGCGTACCCCGACGACCAGATCTTCATGCTCGACTGGGTGCGGCGGCTGTCGGACGAGGGCAAGCTGCTCAACGCCGCGGACGCGAAGCTGCCGGACGGCGCCTCTGCGCTGTTCGACGTCGCGCGGCTCATGCACCTCGGTCTCCTCTGCTCGCTGCACGACCCCAGGGCGCGTCCGACCATGAGGTGGGTGGTAGAGAACCTCTCCGACGGCTGCTCTGCTGGCGACCTCCCGCGTCTGCCGTCGTTCGTGGCGCTCCCCAAGTACATCTCTCTCACCTCGTCGTCGGCCTCCGACTCCGGCGCCACGACCGTCACCACCGACAGGAGCACGGCGGCGACGTCTCTAACCAATTCCAACCCCGTCTACGACACCGCGGCCGCGGACACCATCTACCACACCGCGGAAGACGGGAGGACGACCGGTTCCAGGTCCGCGTCCGCTGACTCCGGCCGGCGGTCGTCGTCTCGGCTAGCGCCCGTGGCGATCCCGCACGTGGACACGCCGCGCGAGATACCCTACAAGGAGATCGTCGCCATCACCAACGACTTCTCCGAGTCGCAGGTGGTCGCGGAGCTGGACTTCGGGACAGGGTACGAGGGCTTCCTGGACACCGGCCACGGCCGCGTCCACGTCCTCGTGAAGCGCCTCGGCATGAAGACGTGCCCGGCGCTGCGCGTCCGGTTCGCCAGGGAGCTATGCAACGTGGCCAAGCTCCGGCACAGGAACCTCGTGCAGCTGCGCGGGTGGTGCACGGACCACGGCGAGATGCTCGTCGTCTACGACTACTCCCCGGGGAGCCTCCTGAGCCACCACCTGCTCCGGCGGCGCGACTGCGGCGCGGTCCTCCCGTGGCGGCAGCGGTACAGCATCGTCAGGGCGCTGGCGTCGGCCGTCCTGTACCTCCACGAGGAGTGGGACGAGCAGGTGATCCACCGCAGCATCACGTCGTCGGCGGTGTTCCTGGACCCCGACATGAACCCGCGGCTCGGGAGCTTCGCGCTCGCCGAGTTCCTGTCGAGGAACGAGCGCCACGGCGGCGGGCACCACGTGGTGGTCACCGCCAGCTCGGCCCGGGGCATCTTCGGCTACATGTCGCCGGAGTACATGGACACGGGCGAGGCGACCACCATGGCCGACGTCTACAGCTTCGGCGTGGTGGTGCTGGAGGTGGTGACCGGCACAATGGCCGTGGACGGGAGGCTGCCGGAGGTCCTCCTCGTTAGGAAGGTCCAGCTCCTTGAGCAGCAGGACCGGCCGGTGGAGGCCCTGGCGGACCGGCGGCTGGACGGCAAGTTTGACCGTAGGGAGCTCGTGCggctggctcggctcggcatgGCGTGCACCCGGTCAGACCCGGCGGCGCGGCCGAGCATGAGGAAGATCGCGAGCATTCTGGACGGCAACGAAGACGTGCTGGACAAGCTGGAGCAGAGGAAGGAGAGCACGGAGGACTGGCAGAGGAGGAACGCGACCAATCTTGCTCTAGTGAGGAGATTCCAGGCTCTTGGCATACACTGA